The window ACATCCAGGTCATCGGGGAGGCCGGAGACGGCGCCGAGGCCGTGGAGAAGGCCGCCGACCTGCTGCCCGACATCGTTCTGATGGACGTGCGGATGCCCAAGCGGGGCGGGATCGAGGCATGCACCTCCATCAAGGAGGTCGCACCCAGCGCCAAGATCATCATGCTGACGATCAGCGACGAGGAAGCCGATCTCTACGACGCCATCAAGGCGGGTGCGACCGGCTATCTCCTCAAGGAGATCTCGACGGACGAGGTGGCCACCGCCATTCGCGCGGTGGCCGACGGACAGTCGCAGATCAGCCCGTCCATGGCGTCGAAGCTGCTCACCGAGTTCAAGTCGATGATCCAGCGCACGGACGAACGCCGACTGGTGCCCGCGCCGCGACTGACGGACCGCGAACTCGAAGTCCTCAAACTCGTCGCGACGGGGATGAACAACCGTGACATCGCCAAGGAGTTGTTCATCTCCGAGAACACCGTGAAGAACCACGTGCGCAACATCCTGGAGAAGCTGCAATTGCACTCCAGGATGGAGGCGGTGGTGTACGCGATGCGGGAGAAGATCCTCGAGATTCGCTGACGGTCAGGCGATCGTCCGGGCGAGCTCCCGCACGAGAGGCTCGCGCAGGTCCGGTGAGTCGACCCGCTCCACGCGCACGTCCGTGCAGTCCACCCAGGTCGCCGCCTCGGCCAGGGCCTGGGCGACGGCCGGGACCGCCTTGGGGCCGTCGAGCGTGACCTGCTTGGCCACCAGTGTGCTGCCCTCGCGGGCCGGGTCCACGCGGCCGACGAGCCGGCCGCCGGCCAGGACCGGCATCGCGAAGTAGCCGTACACCCGCTTCGGCTTGGGGACGTAGGCCTCCAGGCGGTGGGTGAAGCCGAAGATCCGCTCCGTGCGCGCCCGCTCCCAGATCAGGGAGTCGAAGGGCGACAGGAGGGTGGTGCGGTGGCGGCCGCGCGGAGGTGTCTCCAGGGCCGCGGGGTCGGCCCAGGCCGGCTTTCCCCAGCCCTCGACCGTGACCGGGACCAGACCCGAGTCGGCGATCACCGCGTCGACCTGTTCGCCCTTGAGCCGGTGGTAGTCGGCGATGTCCGCGCGGGTGCCGACACCGAGGGACCGGCCCGCCAGGCCGACCAGGCGGCGTACGCACTCGGTGTCGTCGAGTTCGTCGTGCAGCAGGGGCTGGGGGACGGCGCGCTCGGCGAGGTCGTAGAGGCGCTTCCAGCCGCGGCGCTCGACGCAGACCACCTCGCCGTACATCAGGGCGCGTTCGACGGCGACCTTCGTGCCGGACCAGTCCCACCAGTCGTTCGTCTTCTTCGCGCCGCCCAACTCCGTCGCGGTGAGGGGGCCTTCGGAGCGGAGCTGCTTGATGACCTGGTCGTAGACGCCGTCCGGGAGGTCGTGATTCCAGTGCGGGCGGTTGCGGTAGGCGCGGCGGCGGAAGGCGAAGTGCGGCCACTCCTCGATGGGCAGGATGCAGGCCGCGTGGGACCAGTACTCGAAGGCGTGCGTGTCCTTCCAGTAGGCGTTCTCGACGGTCTTTCTGCCTACCGCGCCCAGGCGGGCGTACGGGACGAGCTCGTGGGAGCGGGCCAGGACCGAGATCGTGTCGAGCTGTATCGCGCCCAGGTGGCGGAGGATGCCGCGGACGCCGGAGCGGCGGTCCGGGGCGCCGAGGAAGCCCTGGGCGCGGAGCGCCAGTCTCCGGGCTTCGTCTGCGGAGAGTTCTGCGGTGGGGCGCGGGGTGGTCATGGGTCCGCACGATAGGGGGTGGGACTGACAAAGGGGCGTGACCTGCGGGGTTGGGTGTCCGGTGCTCGGCGTTGGGGCTGGGGGCGGGTGGGTCCGCAGCCCGGCGGAGCGGGGTGCCTCCCCCACTCTCGGCTTCGCTCGAGCGGGGGGACCCCCACCGCCCGCCCGTGCCGCCCCTAGCGGCACGCATGCCCGCAGCGGGGGCGGCTCAGCAGCTAGGACGGTGCCGGGAGGTATGGGGCCGTTGACGGGAG of the Streptomyces koelreuteriae genome contains:
- a CDS encoding response regulator, with protein sequence MADSFGPMRDEDAHDGVVGMGPDTDSPRKEPIRVLVVDDHALFRRGLEIVLAAEEDIQVIGEAGDGAEAVEKAADLLPDIVLMDVRMPKRGGIEACTSIKEVAPSAKIIMLTISDEEADLYDAIKAGATGYLLKEISTDEVATAIRAVADGQSQISPSMASKLLTEFKSMIQRTDERRLVPAPRLTDRELEVLKLVATGMNNRDIAKELFISENTVKNHVRNILEKLQLHSRMEAVVYAMREKILEIR
- a CDS encoding winged helix-turn-helix domain-containing protein → MTTPRPTAELSADEARRLALRAQGFLGAPDRRSGVRGILRHLGAIQLDTISVLARSHELVPYARLGAVGRKTVENAYWKDTHAFEYWSHAACILPIEEWPHFAFRRRAYRNRPHWNHDLPDGVYDQVIKQLRSEGPLTATELGGAKKTNDWWDWSGTKVAVERALMYGEVVCVERRGWKRLYDLAERAVPQPLLHDELDDTECVRRLVGLAGRSLGVGTRADIADYHRLKGEQVDAVIADSGLVPVTVEGWGKPAWADPAALETPPRGRHRTTLLSPFDSLIWERARTERIFGFTHRLEAYVPKPKRVYGYFAMPVLAGGRLVGRVDPAREGSTLVAKQVTLDGPKAVPAVAQALAEAATWVDCTDVRVERVDSPDLREPLVRELARTIA